A stretch of the Nitrospirota bacterium genome encodes the following:
- a CDS encoding SDR family oxidoreductase gives MRSASDGRAEAIVSSPFEAAKHKILAMPCRWLVTGVAGFIGSNILELLLKCGQEVVGVDNFSTGHRSNLEDVRAEVGPDSWKQFRFIEGDIACPEICREACAEVEYVLHQAALGSVPRSIADPQGTNRSNVDGFVNMLVAARDAGVKKFVYASSGAVYGDHPALPKTEDVIGKPLSPYAVSKYVNELYAETFSKVYQIRCVGLRYFNVFGRRQRPGGPYAAVIPAWVSNFLQGSPCVVNGDGKTSRDFCYVENVLQANLLAAITDTQGDTHVVCNIAVGERTTLLDLYYIIRDQLAKFQSDVKHVEPQFGPFRPGDIRHSLADISQARKLLGYAPTHAVKDGLREAIPWYCATLRPS, from the coding sequence ATGAGATCGGCAAGTGACGGGAGGGCGGAAGCGATCGTGAGCAGCCCGTTCGAAGCGGCTAAGCATAAGATTTTGGCTATGCCATGCCGGTGGTTGGTTACCGGTGTCGCTGGTTTTATCGGCTCCAACATTCTGGAGTTGCTGTTGAAGTGTGGGCAGGAGGTTGTCGGCGTGGACAATTTCTCGACTGGCCATAGGAGCAACTTGGAGGATGTTCGAGCGGAAGTTGGACCGGATTCGTGGAAGCAGTTCAGGTTCATCGAGGGGGATATCGCTTGTCCGGAAATATGCAGGGAGGCGTGCGCAGAGGTAGAGTACGTCCTGCATCAAGCCGCACTGGGGTCTGTGCCCCGATCCATAGCCGATCCACAAGGCACGAACCGATCAAATGTCGATGGCTTTGTAAATATGCTCGTCGCGGCCAGAGACGCGGGAGTCAAGAAGTTTGTGTACGCAAGTTCTGGTGCTGTATATGGCGATCACCCCGCGTTGCCAAAAACCGAAGATGTTATCGGGAAGCCGTTGTCCCCCTACGCAGTGTCGAAATATGTCAACGAACTGTATGCTGAAACATTTAGCAAGGTCTACCAGATTCGCTGTGTGGGGTTACGCTATTTCAACGTTTTCGGGAGAAGGCAGAGACCTGGCGGACCGTACGCGGCGGTGATCCCCGCCTGGGTTTCCAACTTCCTGCAGGGTAGCCCTTGCGTGGTGAATGGGGACGGGAAAACCAGCCGAGACTTTTGCTACGTTGAAAATGTTCTGCAAGCTAATCTCCTAGCAGCGATCACTGATACTCAGGGTGATACTCACGTAGTGTGCAACATTGCGGTCGGGGAACGCACCACACTCCTTGATCTCTATTACATCATCAGGGATCAATTGGCCAAGTTCCAATCGGACGTAAAGCATGTGGAGCCGCAGTTTGGACCGTTTCGGCCGGGGGACATCAGGCATTCGCTGGCAGATATTTCACAGGCCAGAAAACTGCTCGGTTATGCACCCACACACGCCGTCAAGGACGGACTGAGAGAAGCCATTCCCTGGTATTGCGCAACTCTCCGGCCTTCATGA
- a CDS encoding winged helix-turn-helix transcriptional regulator: MELQEQRLLKLLNEVEKNEDVTQRALSRKLGVALGLTNLYVKRLARKGYIKIRTIPRNRIKYLLTPRGVLQKSKLTYEYMQYSFVYYREVRQVLGKALIQLAGSGSKQVVIYGTGELAEMAYLCVLEVNLQLVAFIDYVEKGRFLSCPVLSVEALPELEFDAVLVASLENLADVTARMIRLGIPKKKIVTLRLLA, encoded by the coding sequence ATGGAACTTCAGGAGCAACGACTTCTTAAGCTTCTCAACGAGGTTGAGAAGAACGAAGATGTCACCCAACGGGCTCTCTCCAGGAAGCTAGGGGTGGCTCTTGGTTTGACGAACCTCTATGTCAAACGGTTGGCCCGCAAGGGCTACATTAAAATCAGGACGATCCCCAGGAATCGCATTAAGTATCTTTTGACTCCTCGCGGGGTCCTTCAAAAGTCGAAGCTCACCTATGAGTACATGCAGTATTCCTTCGTCTATTATCGTGAGGTGCGTCAAGTTCTTGGCAAAGCTCTCATCCAGTTGGCAGGCTCGGGTTCAAAGCAAGTGGTAATTTACGGAACCGGCGAACTGGCTGAAATGGCCTATCTGTGTGTGCTTGAGGTGAATCTTCAGCTGGTTGCTTTCATTGATTACGTCGAAAAGGGACGATTTCTCTCGTGTCCCGTTCTGTCGGTTGAAGCGCTGCCCGAGCTGGAATTCGATGCAGTGCTGGTGGCGAGCTTAGAGAACCTAGCCGATGTCACGGCTAGGATGATCCGCTTGGGAATTCCCAAGAAGAAGATCGTCACCCTGCGGCTGCTGGCATAG
- a CDS encoding radical SAM protein, translating to MASSTNGRVDCVLIYPPWTVLQGRAFLTNCLPPLGILSIAAVLLERGFTVKVIDVHAERMSPVRLRALLSEYRPRYVGVSVLSSMVVSANMIAKLVKELVPDCVVVMGNVHAEAYPERMLQNSAVDLVVRGDGERPMADIVAGKAWETIPSVSFLCPDGTVHHTPIQEIVMDLDQYPMPAYHLVDFKRYFPSASSYRNLPAINVLMTRGCPGLCTFCNSAKTTLRYRSPQKVYEQIQHLRKMYKIRQVQFFDDTFTVNKPAVLELCRLLRENKVDITFSCYVRGDCFSDEMAKALKSAGCHQVMVGIETASERIMQIIQKPIKKERYADLVRIAHKYAIEVRAGFIIGNLGETWETMEESLQFAINLDVDFFQPSISTPYPGTALFKQAVEEGRLKHLEFKRYGQGLEVIVRLDGLTAERVLEFDSYAWRRFYLRPRMIWRQLMRISNFRQIKDLYNAFSQLIMNKLVNPDPDWMEWDKGTEEAQYDRQVIHRNAIRLTHELRKKWVDDDEGMESPVLQEESVPTPAR from the coding sequence ATGGCTTCATCGACCAACGGCCGAGTTGATTGCGTTCTTATTTATCCTCCTTGGACTGTATTGCAGGGTAGGGCATTTCTGACGAATTGTCTGCCTCCCCTCGGAATCCTCTCGATTGCTGCCGTTCTGCTGGAACGCGGATTCACCGTCAAGGTGATTGATGTTCACGCCGAACGCATGAGCCCCGTGCGACTCCGGGCGCTGCTGTCTGAATACCGCCCGCGGTATGTTGGAGTTTCGGTGTTATCGTCGATGGTCGTTTCGGCCAACATGATCGCCAAGCTGGTGAAGGAATTGGTTCCTGACTGCGTGGTCGTGATGGGCAACGTGCATGCGGAAGCCTACCCTGAGCGCATGCTCCAGAACAGTGCAGTTGATCTGGTCGTCCGAGGGGACGGGGAGCGTCCGATGGCTGATATCGTGGCAGGGAAGGCCTGGGAAACCATTCCCAGCGTAAGTTTTCTTTGCCCGGATGGGACTGTGCATCATACCCCCATTCAGGAAATCGTGATGGATCTCGACCAATACCCGATGCCGGCCTATCACTTGGTGGACTTCAAACGATATTTCCCGTCCGCGTCGTCCTATAGGAACCTGCCCGCCATCAACGTGCTCATGACCCGCGGATGCCCCGGCCTCTGCACTTTTTGCAATTCTGCCAAGACGACGCTCAGATACCGGAGCCCCCAAAAAGTCTATGAGCAGATTCAACATCTTCGGAAGATGTACAAAATCCGCCAGGTTCAGTTCTTCGATGACACGTTCACCGTGAACAAGCCGGCCGTGCTGGAGCTCTGCCGTCTGCTCAGAGAGAACAAGGTCGACATTACGTTCTCATGTTATGTACGGGGCGATTGCTTTAGCGACGAAATGGCGAAGGCGCTCAAATCCGCGGGCTGCCACCAGGTCATGGTTGGCATCGAAACCGCCAGCGAGCGGATCATGCAGATCATCCAGAAGCCCATCAAAAAAGAACGGTATGCCGATCTGGTCAGGATCGCGCACAAGTATGCCATCGAGGTTCGGGCGGGATTCATCATTGGCAACTTGGGTGAAACCTGGGAGACGATGGAGGAGAGCCTGCAATTTGCCATTAACTTGGATGTGGATTTCTTCCAGCCCAGTATAAGCACGCCTTACCCGGGCACCGCGTTGTTCAAGCAGGCGGTGGAAGAAGGCCGGCTCAAGCACCTGGAGTTCAAACGCTATGGCCAGGGACTTGAGGTCATCGTTCGGCTGGATGGCCTGACTGCGGAACGGGTGCTGGAGTTCGACAGTTATGCCTGGCGAAGATTCTACCTTCGGCCACGCATGATCTGGCGGCAGCTGATGCGCATATCCAATTTCCGGCAAATCAAAGACCTGTACAACGCCTTCTCGCAGTTGATCATGAATAAGCTGGTCAACCCGGATCCGGATTGGATGGAGTGGGATAAGGGCACGGAAGAAGCCCAATACGACCGTCAGGTCATCCACCGGAACGCGATCCGGCTGACGCACGAACTGCGGAAGAAATGGGTCGACGATGACGAAGGTATGGAGAGCCCTGTCCTCCAGGAAGAATCTGTTCCCACACCGGCCAGATGA
- a CDS encoding UDP-N-acetylglucosamine 2-epimerase (non-hydrolyzing), giving the protein MLILGTRPEAIKLFPVLQALQRRQDKFRALLCVTGQHREMVDQMLDLFEVKPDYDLSLMTENQTLTEISARALTAVRSVLFSAKPDLVLIQGDTTTVMTAALAAYYEQIPVGHVEAGLRTGLKYAPFPEEINRRVVSVVADFHFTPTPLARKNLLAEGVRSDSIFVTGNTVVDALLEIGRRVKTPGMERTILSGLKAQLTPSCVAALTGDPGAGRIILVTCHRRESFGKPLVNVCTALRSLAERNPEVEIVYPVHRNPNVLNVVEAMFGGRKPKLSNVHLLRPVDYLTFVFLMLRSYFLLTDSGGIQEEAPTYGKPVLVLRDATERQEAIATGTARLVGTSPQRILRESERLLRDLAAYRSMIKKKNPFGDGHASERIADILCRKFRKSRKEDA; this is encoded by the coding sequence CTGCTGATTCTTGGCACCAGGCCGGAGGCGATCAAGCTGTTTCCGGTCTTGCAGGCGCTCCAACGGCGTCAGGATAAATTTCGCGCCCTGCTGTGTGTGACCGGCCAGCACCGCGAGATGGTCGATCAGATGCTCGATTTGTTCGAGGTGAAACCCGATTATGATCTCTCGCTAATGACAGAGAATCAAACCCTGACGGAGATCTCTGCACGGGCGCTGACAGCCGTGCGATCGGTGCTCTTCAGTGCCAAACCGGATTTGGTTTTGATTCAGGGCGATACCACCACCGTCATGACCGCCGCGTTGGCCGCCTATTACGAGCAAATCCCCGTCGGCCACGTCGAAGCCGGTCTGCGGACCGGCCTCAAATACGCGCCGTTCCCCGAGGAGATCAACCGCCGGGTCGTCAGCGTGGTGGCGGACTTTCATTTCACGCCAACACCGCTTGCCCGCAAAAACCTTCTCGCTGAAGGGGTTCGGAGTGACTCGATTTTCGTTACGGGAAACACCGTGGTCGACGCGCTGCTGGAAATCGGTCGCCGCGTCAAGACCCCGGGGATGGAGCGGACGATACTCTCTGGCCTGAAGGCCCAGCTGACACCAAGTTGTGTAGCGGCGCTCACCGGCGATCCCGGGGCGGGCCGGATCATCCTGGTGACCTGCCATCGACGGGAGTCCTTTGGGAAACCACTGGTGAATGTCTGCACGGCTCTCCGCAGCCTTGCCGAACGCAACCCGGAGGTGGAGATTGTATATCCGGTTCATCGGAACCCCAATGTGCTGAATGTGGTAGAGGCGATGTTTGGCGGCCGGAAACCCAAATTGTCGAATGTCCATTTGCTGCGGCCAGTGGACTATCTTACCTTTGTCTTTCTTATGCTCCGCTCATACTTCTTGCTGACGGACTCCGGAGGCATCCAAGAGGAAGCTCCCACCTATGGCAAGCCCGTCCTGGTGTTGCGGGATGCCACGGAGCGACAGGAAGCGATCGCGACCGGGACTGCCCGCCTCGTCGGAACGTCACCGCAGCGCATATTGAGGGAGTCGGAGCGGCTGCTGCGCGACCTGGCCGCCTACCGGTCGATGATAAAGAAAAAGAACCCGTTTGGAGATGGGCATGCCAGCGAGCGCATCGCGGATATCCTATGTCGGAAATTTCGAAAATCGAGGAAGGAGGACGCCTAA
- a CDS encoding UDP-N-acetyl-D-mannosamine dehydrogenase: protein MSRVCVIGLGHIGLPTASVLATAGAQVIGVDVNPRVVEVINSGNIHIQEQDLDVLVRAAVLSGQLRATCKVEEADAFLIAVPTPFRENYAPDLTAVQHAVNAVLQVVKKGNLIILESTCPVGTTEDLVAAPLEERGYKVGTDVFVAYCPERVLPGQVLKELVDNDRVIGGMTPTCALRATELYGKFVRGQCHVTRCRTAEMVKLAENAYRDANIAFANEMSMVCSEMGIDVWELIGLANRHPRVNILRPGPGVGGHCIAVDPWFIVSQAPSTAQLIRKAREVNMEKAHWTVERIMKAAKALDRPTIAILGVAYKADVDDVRESPALEVAKELQVCQAGRVVLVDPHVPEIHGFEMRSLAEGIAEADIVAVMVPHRAFRPLPSLDGKKLLDFCGLTSEVQDA from the coding sequence ATGAGCCGCGTATGCGTCATCGGGTTGGGGCACATTGGTCTGCCGACGGCCAGCGTGCTTGCCACGGCAGGGGCCCAGGTCATCGGGGTTGATGTCAATCCTCGGGTCGTCGAGGTGATCAACTCCGGCAATATTCACATTCAGGAACAGGACCTTGACGTACTCGTGAGAGCAGCGGTCCTTTCGGGGCAGCTCCGGGCGACCTGTAAGGTCGAAGAAGCCGACGCGTTTCTCATTGCCGTCCCGACCCCATTTCGCGAGAACTATGCGCCGGACCTGACAGCCGTACAGCATGCTGTGAATGCCGTGCTCCAGGTCGTCAAGAAAGGGAACCTGATCATCCTAGAGTCGACGTGCCCTGTCGGCACCACCGAGGATCTCGTCGCGGCTCCGCTCGAAGAGCGGGGCTACAAGGTGGGCACCGATGTGTTTGTCGCCTATTGTCCGGAGCGAGTGCTCCCCGGTCAGGTGCTGAAGGAGTTGGTGGACAATGATCGGGTTATCGGCGGGATGACGCCGACTTGCGCGCTGCGGGCCACCGAGCTCTATGGGAAATTTGTGCGCGGGCAGTGTCACGTCACCAGATGCCGGACGGCGGAAATGGTCAAGCTCGCCGAGAACGCCTATCGCGATGCCAACATTGCGTTCGCCAATGAAATGTCGATGGTCTGCTCGGAAATGGGCATCGATGTGTGGGAACTGATCGGACTGGCCAACCGTCACCCGCGGGTGAACATTCTACGTCCGGGGCCCGGCGTCGGCGGGCATTGCATCGCCGTGGATCCCTGGTTCATTGTCTCGCAAGCCCCGTCCACGGCCCAGCTCATCCGCAAGGCGCGTGAGGTCAATATGGAGAAGGCTCACTGGACCGTGGAGCGGATCATGAAAGCGGCCAAAGCCCTGGATCGGCCGACCATTGCCATACTTGGCGTCGCCTACAAAGCGGACGTGGATGATGTCCGGGAATCGCCGGCCCTGGAGGTTGCCAAGGAACTGCAGGTCTGCCAAGCCGGACGGGTTGTCCTCGTCGATCCCCATGTCCCGGAAATCCACGGCTTCGAGATGCGTTCGCTCGCGGAGGGTATCGCGGAAGCCGACATCGTCGCGGTCATGGTGCCGCACCGGGCTTTTCGCCCATTGCCGTCGCTTGACGGCAAGAAACTCCTCGACTTCTGCGGGCTGACCTCCGAGGTCCAGGATGCTTAA
- a CDS encoding NAD-dependent epimerase/dehydratase family protein codes for MLKDLRIVVSGGAGAIGSNLVAALAARNTVVVVDDLSSGVAENLPPSVDLLIGDILDPDILARAFRDTTQVVFHLAALFANQNSVDHPERDLQVNGLGTLRMLEQARQAGVERFIYASSSCVYGPKSRKCSEDDVEFHPETPYAFSKLLGERYTNFFHQTYGLPTVIVRYFNVYGPGERPGLYRNVIPNFFARSLKNEPLVITGDGTETRDFTFVTDAVAGTVTAAASAAAIGHTYNIGSGVETPILLLAEEINRVTGSTGGIHFQPRRHWDGVRRRSATIEKATTDFGYQPKVALRQGLDHTSRWFKAQVAAGNISPEQMAVGQASRKS; via the coding sequence ATGCTTAAAGACCTCCGCATCGTTGTCTCGGGGGGAGCCGGAGCCATCGGCTCCAACCTGGTAGCGGCTCTCGCGGCACGCAACACGGTGGTGGTGGTTGACGACCTCTCCTCGGGGGTGGCGGAGAACCTGCCTCCGTCCGTTGATCTGCTCATCGGCGATATCCTTGATCCGGATATCCTGGCGCGCGCGTTCCGCGACACGACGCAGGTCGTGTTCCATCTCGCGGCCCTGTTTGCCAACCAAAACTCCGTCGATCACCCCGAACGGGACCTGCAGGTCAACGGCCTGGGCACCCTGCGGATGCTCGAGCAGGCCAGGCAGGCGGGAGTGGAGCGCTTCATCTATGCCTCCTCCTCCTGCGTCTATGGGCCTAAGAGCCGGAAGTGCAGCGAGGACGACGTCGAATTCCATCCTGAAACGCCCTATGCTTTCAGCAAGCTGCTCGGCGAGCGGTACACGAATTTCTTTCACCAGACCTACGGTCTGCCGACTGTGATCGTCCGGTATTTCAACGTCTATGGTCCGGGCGAGCGGCCCGGTCTGTATCGCAACGTCATCCCGAATTTCTTCGCCAGGTCGTTGAAGAACGAGCCGCTGGTGATCACGGGAGATGGGACGGAAACGCGGGATTTCACCTTTGTGACCGATGCCGTGGCGGGCACAGTGACCGCAGCTGCCAGCGCCGCGGCAATCGGGCATACCTACAACATCGGAAGTGGAGTTGAGACGCCGATTCTCTTGCTGGCCGAGGAGATCAACCGGGTGACCGGCAGCACGGGCGGAATCCACTTTCAACCCCGCCGGCACTGGGATGGCGTGCGGCGCCGCAGCGCCACCATCGAAAAAGCCACCACCGATTTCGGCTACCAGCCGAAGGTCGCGCTTCGGCAGGGGCTCGATCATACATCGAGGTGGTTCAAGGCGCAGGTTGCGGCCGGAAACATTTCGCCCGAGCAGATGGCGGTGGGGCAGGCGAGCCGGAAATCATGA
- a CDS encoding glycosyltransferase, producing MTRHVEWNSSSWTEGNRDLRRDDRMGSRRLFILLPAYNEEEGIEKLLSRIDRICQNYAIQTQLVIVNDGSIDRTRAVIRSFAGMPITLIDFPVNRGIAAVFAAGFKWILSNGKDEDFCVTFDADNTHNPYVVLDILDKLLDGNDIVIASRFQPGGGVVGLPWFRRAMSNVVAVLLQNFVGLPNVRDYSTFYRGYRIALIRKGFESFGDRLIEGQGFSAMATLLVKLGQLTDRIAEVPLRIRYDLKEGGSGLPILRTIRGYLWLLLRYWRGECSPAGAGALSPAGSGPGPASMKGPGTKR from the coding sequence ATGACTAGACACGTCGAGTGGAACAGCAGCAGTTGGACCGAAGGCAACAGGGATCTCCGGCGAGACGACCGCATGGGCAGCCGGCGTTTGTTCATACTGCTTCCCGCATACAATGAGGAAGAAGGCATCGAGAAACTCCTGTCGAGGATCGACCGCATTTGTCAGAACTACGCGATCCAGACGCAACTTGTGATTGTCAATGACGGGAGTATCGATCGTACCCGTGCGGTTATCCGTTCCTTTGCGGGCATGCCGATCACGCTGATCGATTTTCCGGTCAATCGAGGAATCGCCGCCGTGTTCGCCGCGGGCTTCAAGTGGATCTTATCGAATGGGAAGGACGAGGACTTTTGCGTCACGTTCGATGCCGATAATACCCACAATCCCTACGTCGTGTTGGATATCCTCGACAAACTGTTAGATGGCAATGACATCGTCATCGCCTCACGATTTCAGCCCGGAGGCGGAGTGGTCGGCCTGCCGTGGTTCCGTCGCGCGATGAGCAATGTCGTCGCCGTATTGTTGCAGAATTTCGTCGGCCTTCCCAACGTGCGTGATTACTCGACATTTTATCGCGGGTATCGCATTGCGCTGATCCGCAAAGGATTCGAGTCATTTGGGGATAGGCTGATTGAGGGACAGGGCTTCTCCGCTATGGCCACCCTCCTCGTGAAGCTCGGGCAACTGACGGACCGGATTGCGGAAGTACCTCTCCGCATCAGGTATGATCTCAAGGAGGGCGGCAGCGGGTTGCCTATTTTGCGGACGATCCGGGGGTATCTGTGGTTGCTGCTTCGATATTGGCGAGGAGAATGTAGCCCTGCCGGTGCGGGTGCTCTTTCCCCTGCCGGGTCAGGTCCGGGACCGGCATCGATGAAGGGTCCGGGAACCAAACGGTGA
- a CDS encoding carbamoyl transferase, giving the protein MKIIGFHWDHHSSVALLEGATITACVAEERFTRIKNESRFPRQAADFCERMAGGRGKIDAVAIATLDKLYDYYLLNVMQSFSIADFIQEQHLFWKPWFYEGRRDLRMRHLFPQYIDRTQYPQKYWSVLGQDEKREETFAADGDQLVADHFGLPVEKVRRYDHHTCHARYALHASNFHDGPVLVLTVDGFGDGANATIYLKDGDELERHYSTPDCTLGRYYRYITLMLGMRPLEHEYKVMGLAPYGRGKQIERVLNILHRTLQVEGTRFVPGPDKPRDSYFPFRDLFEGIRMDYIAAGLQLWVEQLLEQWVGNVAKHFDVSTVVMGGGVAMNVKAMGRLGQMPWMKRFFVAGSSSDESNSMGAALCCAAEQGVKLGKAVPSLYLGSPAEAEADILAKARTDGHVVVRNPSEDQIADALAAGIVIGRCVGRMEFGQRALGNRSILADPTSPEVVPRINAMIKSRDFWMPFAPVILDVFAEEYLLNPNGVDSPHMTIAYHTTDEGFRVLRAACHPADRTARAQILRREQNVSMYSLLEAFLRRTGRAGLLNTSFNLHGYPIVRDTADAYDVFNRTELDALLTADALVLKAACQYRPTSPDLASQGR; this is encoded by the coding sequence ATGAAAATCATCGGGTTTCATTGGGATCATCACTCGAGCGTCGCCCTGCTGGAAGGCGCTACGATCACGGCATGTGTCGCCGAGGAGCGGTTCACGCGCATCAAGAATGAATCGCGATTTCCCCGTCAGGCCGCCGATTTTTGCGAGCGCATGGCCGGCGGTCGAGGCAAGATCGACGCCGTCGCCATTGCCACCCTCGACAAGCTCTACGATTATTATCTCCTCAACGTCATGCAGAGCTTCAGTATCGCCGATTTCATCCAGGAGCAACACCTGTTCTGGAAACCGTGGTTCTATGAGGGGCGGCGGGATCTGCGGATGCGGCATCTCTTTCCGCAATACATCGATCGTACGCAGTATCCGCAAAAATATTGGTCCGTCCTTGGACAGGACGAAAAACGCGAAGAGACCTTTGCGGCCGACGGCGATCAACTCGTTGCCGATCACTTCGGGCTTCCCGTGGAAAAAGTCAGGCGGTATGACCATCACACCTGCCATGCCCGCTATGCCCTACATGCCTCCAACTTCCATGACGGGCCGGTCTTGGTCTTGACGGTCGACGGGTTCGGAGACGGCGCCAATGCGACCATCTACCTGAAGGACGGAGACGAGCTGGAACGGCACTACAGCACTCCCGATTGCACGCTCGGCCGGTACTATCGGTATATCACACTGATGCTGGGGATGCGCCCGCTGGAGCATGAATACAAGGTCATGGGACTGGCTCCCTATGGCCGGGGCAAGCAGATCGAGCGGGTGCTCAATATTCTGCACCGGACCCTGCAGGTCGAGGGGACCCGGTTTGTGCCCGGCCCTGACAAGCCCCGCGACAGCTATTTTCCGTTCCGCGATCTCTTCGAGGGCATCCGCATGGACTACATCGCCGCCGGGCTGCAGCTCTGGGTGGAGCAACTGCTGGAGCAATGGGTGGGCAACGTCGCCAAGCATTTCGATGTCTCGACCGTCGTGATGGGCGGTGGCGTGGCGATGAATGTCAAGGCCATGGGGCGCCTCGGCCAGATGCCCTGGATGAAACGGTTCTTTGTTGCGGGGAGCAGTTCAGATGAATCCAACTCCATGGGCGCGGCCCTCTGCTGCGCGGCCGAGCAGGGCGTGAAGCTCGGGAAGGCGGTGCCCTCCCTATACCTGGGATCGCCGGCGGAGGCCGAGGCGGACATTCTGGCGAAGGCGCGAACGGACGGGCACGTCGTGGTGCGCAATCCCTCGGAGGATCAGATCGCCGACGCGCTGGCGGCGGGCATCGTGATCGGCCGTTGCGTCGGTCGAATGGAGTTCGGCCAGCGGGCTCTCGGCAACCGGTCCATCCTGGCCGATCCGACCAGCCCGGAGGTTGTACCGCGCATCAATGCGATGATCAAGAGCCGGGACTTTTGGATGCCCTTTGCGCCGGTCATCCTGGATGTCTTCGCGGAAGAGTATTTGCTCAATCCCAACGGGGTCGATTCCCCGCACATGACGATTGCCTATCACACCACCGACGAGGGATTCCGGGTGCTTCGGGCGGCCTGTCATCCGGCGGACCGGACAGCGAGGGCCCAAATCCTCCGCCGGGAGCAAAATGTCTCCATGTATTCGCTGTTGGAGGCGTTTCTGCGACGAACCGGACGCGCGGGACTGCTCAACACGTCGTTCAATCTCCACGGCTATCCGATTGTGCGGGACACGGCCGACGCCTATGATGTGTTCAACCGGACCGAACTGGATGCCCTGCTGACAGCCGACGCGCTGGTCCTGAAGGCTGCCTGCCAATACAGGCCAACGTCGCCGGATTTGGCCTCGCAGGGCCGATGA
- a CDS encoding radical SAM protein, with protein MQQDTTKESRAGTTRDWGMTLTNPSIKTDINKRIHDILFKEDPEKARRFKEYRQAFDRAAHLDVELDFPIHLIVEAIYACNYRCPQCYLGISQFKKQFGGQGLMSMESYRKIVDEAERYRTPSMLLNGVNEPLLDDHLIERMQYARDHGFIDIHLHSNGELLTEELCHQIIDAGCTRFMISLDAFSADTFSKIRVGGNYDKVLENVEMFLEVRRKKSAELPVFRVSMVRQKANEHEIQPFIDYWVPRADYVYMQTYQELVNTRNFNYYSSAPDEIPPSFRCEQPWYAMFIRPKGDALPCCSFMNYYLKMGNVFETSVHDVWHAPPYREIRALHQRGEFYKNDACQKCVTGMSPEAAAEEVSS; from the coding sequence ATGCAACAGGACACGACCAAAGAGAGCCGGGCAGGAACAACGAGAGATTGGGGGATGACACTCACCAATCCGTCGATCAAGACCGACATCAACAAGCGGATCCACGACATCCTCTTCAAGGAGGACCCGGAGAAAGCCCGGCGGTTCAAGGAATACCGGCAGGCGTTTGACCGGGCCGCCCATCTGGACGTGGAGCTGGACTTCCCGATTCACCTCATCGTCGAAGCGATCTACGCGTGCAACTACCGCTGCCCGCAGTGTTACCTGGGAATTTCCCAGTTCAAGAAGCAATTCGGCGGGCAGGGACTCATGTCCATGGAGAGCTATCGCAAAATCGTGGACGAAGCCGAGCGGTACCGGACTCCCTCCATGCTGCTGAACGGGGTCAACGAGCCGCTGCTCGACGACCACCTGATCGAGCGGATGCAGTATGCCCGCGATCACGGCTTCATCGACATCCATTTGCATTCGAACGGAGAACTGCTGACCGAGGAATTGTGCCATCAGATCATCGACGCCGGCTGCACCCGCTTCATGATCAGCCTCGACGCCTTCAGCGCGGATACGTTCTCCAAGATCCGCGTTGGCGGAAACTATGACAAGGTTCTCGAGAACGTTGAAATGTTCCTGGAGGTTCGGCGAAAAAAAAGCGCGGAACTGCCGGTCTTCCGCGTCAGCATGGTCCGGCAGAAGGCCAATGAGCACGAGATCCAACCGTTCATAGACTACTGGGTGCCGCGGGCCGACTATGTCTACATGCAAACCTATCAGGAACTCGTGAACACCCGGAACTTCAATTACTATTCCAGCGCTCCCGACGAGATTCCGCCGAGCTTCCGGTGCGAGCAGCCCTGGTATGCCATGTTCATCCGGCCGAAAGGCGACGCGTTGCCCTGCTGCTCTTTCATGAACTATTATCTCAAGATGGGAAACGTGTTCGAAACGTCCGTCCATGACGTCTGGCATGCGCCGCCGTATCGGGAGATCCGGGCCCTCCACCAACGCGGCGAGTTCTATAAAAACGATGCCTGTCAGAAATGCGTGACCGGCATGTCACCCGAAGCAGCGGCGGAGGAAGTTTCCTCTTAG